The Salvia miltiorrhiza cultivar Shanhuang (shh) chromosome 1, IMPLAD_Smil_shh, whole genome shotgun sequence genome has a window encoding:
- the LOC131012238 gene encoding uncharacterized protein LOC131012238, whose protein sequence is MLRFLGKTTASAARSGGSNPTEACIVSDEVLSAWELVNASLSDDEDLYSYDSEETASTGESVSADDLEPVPAEEDGGEKGVDEHADLAGFDPMLAREIIKVRAMVAAAAIPKPPPIVYKPTGSRYYAEESSDDSDVNDVEEDDDDTDDDYDFDDELVPWKLKGRFEKQRITKMGTRKMGQRGGPKLTAKKLPYYDNRPGFAHGKLR, encoded by the coding sequence ATGTTGAGATTCTTGGGGAAAACCACTGCATCGGCGGCGAGGAGCGGCGGATCCAACCCCACGGAGGCGTGCATCGTCAGCGACGAGGTGCTGTCGGCGTGGGAACTCGTCAACGCGTCTCTGTCCGACGACGAGGATCTATACTCCTACGACAGCGAAGAGACCGCCAGCACTGGCGAATCGGTCTCCGCCGACGATCTGGAGCCGGTTCCGGCTGAAGAAGACGGCGGCGAAAAAGGTGTCGACGAGCATGCTGATCTGGCAGGGTTCGATCCAATGCTAGCGCGTGAAATAATCAAGGTGCGGGCGATGgtagcggcggcggcgattccTAAGCCTCCGCCGATTGTGTACAAACCTACTGGGAGTCGTTATTACGCGGAGGAGAGCTCTGATGATAGTGATGTGAACGATGTGGAGGAGGATGATGATGATACGGACGATGATTACGATTTTGATGATGAATTGGTGCCGTGGAAGCTGAAGGGGAGGTTCGAGAAGCAGAGGATAACGAAGATGGGGACAAGGAAGATGGGGCAGAGGGGCGGCCCGAAGCTCACGGCGAAGAAGCTGCCCTATTACGATAACAGGCCTGGTTTCGCGCACGGGAAGCTTCGTTAG
- the LOC131005478 gene encoding B-box zinc finger protein 20-like isoform X2: MKIQCDVCGKEAAAVFCTADEAALCQNCDNRVHNANKLASKHPRFSLLNPQLKESPRCDICQERQALLFCQEDRALLCRECDVPIHKANELTKKHNRFLLTGVKLSAAISSYQGATSSSGSQSGIEFRTSVANANSNNANCSETSSNPTRENESSLPTGEQASDSTSSISEYLMETLPGWHVEDLMDPSSHYRYY; this comes from the exons ATGAAGATTCAATGCGACGTTTGTGGGAAAGAAGCAGCAGCCGTATTCTGCACAGCCGATGAAGCCGCCCTCTGCCAGAATTGCGACAACCGAGTTCATAACGCCAATAAGCTCGCGAGCAAGCATCCTCGTTTCTCTCTTCTTAATCCTCAGTTGAAAGAATCTCCACGCTGCGACATTTGCCAG GAAAGACAAGCGTTACTGTTTTGTCAAGAAGACAGGGCTTTACTTTGTCGAGAATGTGATGTACCAATACACAAGGCCAACGAACTCACCAAGAAACATAATAGGTTTCTTCTAACTGGGGTCAAGCTTTCTGCAGCCATTTCTTCGTATCAAGGTGCTACGTCGTCCAGTGGTTCACAATCTGGAATAGAGTTCAGAACTTCAGTCGCTAATGCAAACTCAAATAATGCAAATTGTTCAGAGACATCATCAAACCCTACGAGGGAGAATGAGTCGAGCCTGCCCACCGGTGAGCAAGCTTCAGACTCGACCAGTAGCATATCGGAGTACTTAATGGAGACTCTCCCCGGTTGGCATGTTGAAGACTTGATGGATCCTTCTTCCCATTATCGTTACT ATTGA
- the LOC131005477 gene encoding uncharacterized protein LOC131005477 isoform X1 — MATATCFFTSTSTSHVCSFLQCRRWNNRMLGQVKFTSLNFVGWKQRRNLICAVDKDAEKSFKKTVEIDRLIDILRDADDKEVQQLVVENVLAFNEGFWIRLAARTETCKSEDDKKDYEELAAVLMNVVDRLVHKTKEKIESATDVLKAILKPVVDEEEEIPWPPRDPEALVLMQKELNQREQEGQLDEGFLAEVNAQLRQLMCRRRKTATSRGLRLCCKRFCNCMLPESSLSVVTQKKQFIDALLLFWVGNEVLKTEQFLETLIQAPETEWNKLLLNGLTIGKGDILPEDLYAVVKKRIERVLIRTEGGSYQQRVLIEYLKGIQSRGEEIVNALRGGMK, encoded by the exons ATGGCAACTGCTACATGTTTCTTCACTTCAACTTCAACGTCTCATGTTTGCTCG TTTTTGCAGTGTAGGAGATGGAATAATAGGATGCTTGGACAAGTAAAATTTACTTCTTTGAATTTCGTAGGATGGAAGCAGAG GAGAAATTTGATCTGTGCAGTCGATAAGGATGCCGAAAAATCATTTAAAAAGACTGTGGAGATAGACCGACTGATAGACATACTACGGGATGCAGATGATAAGGAA GTTCAGCAACTTGTTGTGGAGAATGTTCTTGCTTTCAATGAAGGATTTTGGATACGACTTGCAGCTAGAACAGAAACATGCAAATCTGAAGATGACAAG AAAGACTACGAGGAATTGGCTGCAGTTCTGATGAACGTGGTGGATCGTCTTGTGCACAAGACTAAA GAAAAGATTGAGTCGGCTACTGATGTGCTTAAGGCTATTCTGAAGCCTGTCGTTGATGAAGAGGAAGAGATTCCTTGGCCTCCCAGAGACCCGGAGGCTCTCGTCCTCATGCAAAAG GAATTAAACCAAAGAGAGCAAGAAGGTCAACTCGATGAGGGCTTCCTTGCAGAAGTTAACGCACAGCTGCGGCAA CTAATGTGCAGGCGAAGGAAGACGGCGACAAGCCGGGGCTTGAGGCTATGTTGCAAAAGGTTCTGCAACTGTATGCTTCCAGAGTCCTCTCTAAGCGTAGTTACGCAAAAAAAG CAATTTATCGATGCTTTGCTGTTGTTTTGGGTAGGAAACGAGGTTTTGAAAACAGAGCAGTTTCTTGAAACATTAATCCAAG CTCCAGAAACAGAATGGAACAAGCTCTTACTCAATGGATTGACTATTGGCAAAGGAGACATTTTGCCTGAAGACTTATACGCGGTTGTAAAGAAACGTATTGAACGAGTATTGATTAGAACA GAGGGCGGATCGTATCAGCAACGTGTTCTCATCGAGTACTTAAAGGGCATCCAATCTAGAGGGGAGGAGATTGTTAATGCACTCCGAGGTGGGATGAAGTAG
- the LOC131005477 gene encoding uncharacterized protein LOC131005477 isoform X2: MATATCFFTSTSTSHVCSFLQCRRWNNRMLGQVKFTSLNFVGWKQRRNLICAVDKDAEKSFKKTVEIDRLIDILRDADDKEVQQLVVENVLAFNEGFWIRLAARTETCKSEDDKKDYEELAAVLMNVVDRLVHKTKEKIESATDVLKAILKPVVDEEEEIPWPPRDPEALVLMQKELNQREQEGQLDEGFLAEVNAQLRQAKEDGDKPGLEAMLQKVLQLYASRVLSKRSYAKKGNEVLKTEQFLETLIQAPETEWNKLLLNGLTIGKGDILPEDLYAVVKKRIERVLIRTEGGSYQQRVLIEYLKGIQSRGEEIVNALRGGMK; this comes from the exons ATGGCAACTGCTACATGTTTCTTCACTTCAACTTCAACGTCTCATGTTTGCTCG TTTTTGCAGTGTAGGAGATGGAATAATAGGATGCTTGGACAAGTAAAATTTACTTCTTTGAATTTCGTAGGATGGAAGCAGAG GAGAAATTTGATCTGTGCAGTCGATAAGGATGCCGAAAAATCATTTAAAAAGACTGTGGAGATAGACCGACTGATAGACATACTACGGGATGCAGATGATAAGGAA GTTCAGCAACTTGTTGTGGAGAATGTTCTTGCTTTCAATGAAGGATTTTGGATACGACTTGCAGCTAGAACAGAAACATGCAAATCTGAAGATGACAAG AAAGACTACGAGGAATTGGCTGCAGTTCTGATGAACGTGGTGGATCGTCTTGTGCACAAGACTAAA GAAAAGATTGAGTCGGCTACTGATGTGCTTAAGGCTATTCTGAAGCCTGTCGTTGATGAAGAGGAAGAGATTCCTTGGCCTCCCAGAGACCCGGAGGCTCTCGTCCTCATGCAAAAG GAATTAAACCAAAGAGAGCAAGAAGGTCAACTCGATGAGGGCTTCCTTGCAGAAGTTAACGCACAGCTGCGGCAA GCGAAGGAAGACGGCGACAAGCCGGGGCTTGAGGCTATGTTGCAAAAGGTTCTGCAACTGTATGCTTCCAGAGTCCTCTCTAAGCGTAGTTACGCAAAAAAAG GAAACGAGGTTTTGAAAACAGAGCAGTTTCTTGAAACATTAATCCAAG CTCCAGAAACAGAATGGAACAAGCTCTTACTCAATGGATTGACTATTGGCAAAGGAGACATTTTGCCTGAAGACTTATACGCGGTTGTAAAGAAACGTATTGAACGAGTATTGATTAGAACA GAGGGCGGATCGTATCAGCAACGTGTTCTCATCGAGTACTTAAAGGGCATCCAATCTAGAGGGGAGGAGATTGTTAATGCACTCCGAGGTGGGATGAAGTAG
- the LOC131005478 gene encoding B-box zinc finger protein 20-like isoform X1 has translation MKIQCDVCGKEAAAVFCTADEAALCQNCDNRVHNANKLASKHPRFSLLNPQLKESPRCDICQERQALLFCQEDRALLCRECDVPIHKANELTKKHNRFLLTGVKLSAAISSYQGATSSSGSQSGIEFRTSVANANSNNANCSETSSNPTRENESSLPTGEQASDSTSSISEYLMETLPGWHVEDLMDPSSHYRYCKIDKQVLSLSD, from the exons ATGAAGATTCAATGCGACGTTTGTGGGAAAGAAGCAGCAGCCGTATTCTGCACAGCCGATGAAGCCGCCCTCTGCCAGAATTGCGACAACCGAGTTCATAACGCCAATAAGCTCGCGAGCAAGCATCCTCGTTTCTCTCTTCTTAATCCTCAGTTGAAAGAATCTCCACGCTGCGACATTTGCCAG GAAAGACAAGCGTTACTGTTTTGTCAAGAAGACAGGGCTTTACTTTGTCGAGAATGTGATGTACCAATACACAAGGCCAACGAACTCACCAAGAAACATAATAGGTTTCTTCTAACTGGGGTCAAGCTTTCTGCAGCCATTTCTTCGTATCAAGGTGCTACGTCGTCCAGTGGTTCACAATCTGGAATAGAGTTCAGAACTTCAGTCGCTAATGCAAACTCAAATAATGCAAATTGTTCAGAGACATCATCAAACCCTACGAGGGAGAATGAGTCGAGCCTGCCCACCGGTGAGCAAGCTTCAGACTCGACCAGTAGCATATCGGAGTACTTAATGGAGACTCTCCCCGGTTGGCATGTTGAAGACTTGATGGATCCTTCTTCCCATTATCGTTACTGTAAG ATTGACAAGCAGGTCTTATCTTTATCAGATTAA
- the LOC131005476 gene encoding protein SHI RELATED SEQUENCE 1 — protein MMRREEIGVINSSSSSSSSRCQDCGNQAKKDCEHSRCRTCCKSRGLQCPTHVKSTWVPVAQRRPRHNVMQQHHQISATVEQLYHGPNPKRYRENRAALGLEEGDFPGEVCFPAIFRCVRVSSVDNVVDSYAYQTSVNISGHLFTGFLYDQGPSELEGTGNYVTGGSSSAAIGFLQQPHFLNSTSAAATGTTPSPYPSSFCAFTSTSSQFF, from the exons ATGATGAGGAGAGAAGAGATAGGCGTGATAAATAGCTCGTCGTCGTCTTCGAGCAGCAGGTGCCAAGACTGCGGGAACCAAGCGAAAAAAGACTGCGAGCATTCGAGGTGTCGAACCTGCTGCAAGAGCCGCGGCCTCCAGTGCCCTACCCACGTGAAGAGCACGTGGGTTCCCGTGGCGCAGCGCCGCCCCCGCCACAATGTGATGCAGCAGCACCACCAGATTTCCGCCACCGTCGAGCAGCTCTACCACGGCCCTAACCCTAAAAGATACCGCGAAAATCGAGCAGCTTTAG GGTTAGAAGAAGGGGATTTTCCCGGCGAGGTTTGTTTTCCGGCGATATTCCGATGCGTTCGGGTGAGCTCGGTGGACAATGTGGTGGACTCGTATGCGTATCAGACGTCGGTGAACATCTCAGGGCATCTATTTACCGGCTTTTTGTATGATCAAGGGCCGTCGGAACTGGAGGGAACCGGAAACTATGTCACCGGAGGGAGCTCTTCTGCTGCCATTGGGTTCTTGCAGCAGCCTCATTTTCTCAATAGTACTAGTGCTGCAGCTACTGGTACAACCCCCTCTCCATATCCTAGCTCTTTCTGCGCATTTACCTCTACTAGTTCACAGTTCTTCTAA